Below is a genomic region from Bacillus mycoides.
TTACATCTATTTCAGGCTTTTCCTTATAAAAACTGAATTGACTATATCCCCACTTATCCGGATTATAAACTATTACATTTCCTAAACATTTTTCTATGTTTTGCACATTTTCATTTACTTTATTTAATTGCGTCCCAATCAGCGATTTACTTTGAGAAATACTCCCTGCATATTCAACAGCATATCTACTTTTTCTAAAATCATTACTTAAATTAACAACTAATGGAACACCTATATTTATTTGTTGCCACCCAAACGATTGCAAAATATTATCGTAATACCCTTCGAATATAAATTTGTTCATCCCTTCATGACCATTCCACATATATAAAGGTGCATAACAGTTATAGAAATTCCCACCCTTACCTGTCTCAGTAATTAAATAAGCCTTAAAATTTAGTTCTTGAAAACCATCAGTTTTAAACCCATTATCCTTTACCCTTTTTTTAATAATCTCCATGTCATAATCCTTTGGTAAAATGACCTTATATTGCATACCAATCATGTTTATCACTCACTTT
It encodes:
- a CDS encoding DUF4865 family protein, which produces MIGMQYKVILPKDYDMEIIKKRVKDNGFKTDGFQELNFKAYLITETGKGGNFYNCYAPLYMWNGHEGMNKFIFEGYYDNILQSFGWQQINIGVPLVVNLSNDFRKSRYAVEYAGSISQSKSLIGTQLNKVNENVQNIEKCLGNVIVYNPDKWGYSQFSFYKEKPEIDVMGDVTIYEILHISRGYVVEC